From Danio aesculapii chromosome 9, fDanAes4.1, whole genome shotgun sequence:
GCAGGACTCACACTGTTGAAGAAGTCCTGGTGACAGAACCTGAGATGTCCAGCTTATTACCCGATAAAGATACAGGTGTCTGCAGTGGCTGAATTTTTGCAGCTCTGTccatcatttatttgaattttcaaaatgtatttatctaGTCTTTTTCCTGTTTGTGTTATGTAAATTGTAGTATGTCGAAAATAGTAtggtcttctttttaaaaaacgTAAGCTCACTTAGAAAACTGTATATGAGAAGTTtacaacatagactcattctgaaaacttggccctatatacgtttctggagatggtgagctatgtagccagaagtacgtatggctgcatttaactTTTAAAGTGAATGCTACGGGGCAATATGATACCATTACTGTTTGCGCTTAcctgctgactgcttacctccatatggacggctttcccgctgttaccagtttgtcccgttagctcgccatgtatgtcggcggatttgagacgcagagaggagttaaccacgacgacggggttcgaggcacgaatggcactcgtgggagaagtttgagatctgaaaaagcgcacacagtgccccctggtggattcgcgaaaacaaaaattgcaaaaaaaaacgtagctcctgggatgtgtttggcactctccagaaatgtatttagaagtacgttttcagaatgagcctgggttggaagttTAAACTAACAAGTCTTTAAAATGCACgcagttttgtttgttgttgctggAATAACTGAAGCACAAGCTGTACAAACCACACACTTTTCTGGAAAGAGGCGGAGATAtgcagctaatttgcatttaatagaACATACAAAAACAGAGTACTTTTGCTTCATCCTAAAAATGAGAacgtacagtggtccctcgctatgaCGCGGTTCACCTTTCGTGGCCTTGCTGTTTCGCGAAATTTTTTTTGAGGTGCATTGTGTTCTGGATCAATCTTctccatgtctcctgtacagttcAGAAtatgttcagcttgccaaattaacataaatattcGATTGCTAGCAGTGTGTGTTCTAACAGGGTTGAAAAAGAATTGTAACTGtccgcagcaagaccatcgtaaagggggtcgcacaccagatgcactGCGCCAcgcagtgccatgcattttagaattgtaaacataggtttatatcagggtatGCACTTCAGCACTGCAAGTCGGCAGTGCCCAGCTACGACGCTACTGTTCAAATTACTGCTGCGGCACAGCGAGCCGtctgaatattttcattttactgtaaataacatgcgaatgtgcgcatgtgtgttacatccaactgtcatgtgtgcagCGCATACGGTGTGCTTTAGATTTGTGGATGAGTGACTGCAGGAAAGAGAACATTacactggatgccaacattattcgcacaaaagctaaaaagcttcaTAAACCTTTTGCTGACAGTGATAAATGTTTgtgcctgacaacaggttttggtctttggtttcattctatattactgaacttatttttctatgaaagtttgaactttgagagtgtttaaacaagagaaaaacgtgtgaaaatgttaatgcccgTCTAAGAAAAtagtataaagtgtgtagtgagggggtTTAAAGCCTTAAAACATccataataattgtaaaaataaagctgactacttcatgGTTTTCAcctattgcaggttatttttagaatgttACTCCTgcgaataacgagggaccactgtacagcATGTTATAATACCATTCTGGGGACACCGGAgacttatattatatattgaccCGCCGTTTGAGAAATGCTGTTTTAATACACCTTATTCATTTTACTTGGTCTTCTTGAAGCAGAGCAGTTGTATCTACTGAAGAACTCAAGAAAGACAAAGACAGATATTTCCGTAATCTTTAATTCTGAAAAATAGATCTTTAAAtagttttacaaatattatataatttctgACATCtttaagtaaaatgtaaataatgccaCAAAACAGATAAATACAGTAAGTTGTATGGGAAACTGAGTATTACTGCATAAAGCATACATAAGGACTACATAAACTGGCATAAACATTGCTACACATTGCACAGAgtaaactcttatttgtttttaacGAAGCCTTCATAAAAGTACTCGAACCCTTATGTATGCTAGATGGAGAAATACAGTGTACAATGTGACCATTAAATATTGATTAAGCTGGGAAAGACACCTCTATTTTTTACAGCGAGAAACATGTAACTGACCATATGCATGAACGTGAAACCATTATGAATCTGAAAGTACATATACCTGATGTTTTAAAGGCCTGCTTGTTAAGTGTACGTTtctgtgggtgtgtttgtgtgtaccttCCAGTCTCTTTATTAACAGAACTTCCTCTTCTGTCTCAAATCTTATCTGGCCTGCGTTGGTCTGATCACCTGTGGTTGAGTCACTGCATACCTGAGTATAAAGGAAATTCATCTATAGTTTCCTCACTTCAGCGGTTATAATGATATGTTTAGTCAATGTGTATGAGACTGAACATGAGATATCAGTGTACGTGTGTGCGTCTTGGTATATTTGCGATAATGTTCCAGTGTAGGCAGTAAAGAAAACCCATGTGATAAGTGTTAAATATGGGTTTTAAAGATCAATTTTGTCACGTCCATATCCTCACTTGAGGATCGACTCACAGAAAAGCTGCATTCTAGTCTTGAACAGTTTTTTCAGAGTCTTAAATGATTGTGTTCTTCATTGTAGGACTTCTCACTTATGGTGCGGTCACATTTACCATTGCTCTGTGAAATTTGGTGTAAATTCCAGTCATCTCAATTGAAACCCATGTGATTGGATCATTTCAGTTGTTCACATGTAACCCTGCCAGTCCTACAATacccaacctgctctgagctgggataAAACCAGCGACTCTccacatgggagttggttgctctaacaaggatgcTAAAGAGCATGACCTCAAGCGTCtttcactagagcaccttttcggGTTTAGAGGAGTGAGATTTACCTGCACAGcgcactagctggcctctgttacactcaccccccctaaacctcactcccattcaGGTCACGGCACTAGTGTAACCCTGCTGTCCTACACTACttaacccgctctgagctgggattaaACCGGGGTTGTGGTTGctcaaggaggctaaagaccatgacctctagtgtctgtcactaGAGAACCTTTTTCAGGTTCAGAGGAGCGAGATTTACCTGCACAACACTTCACTAGCtgacccccctaaacctcacttccatacaggtcacggcaccaatgtaaccctgccgCTCCTACACTCCCCAAACCGCTCTGAGATGGGATCAAACCGGCAACTCAGCGCATGgaggttgctctaacaaggaggctaaagaccatgaccgcTAGCGTCtttcgctagagcaccttttttgGGTTTAAACCTGCTTTGTTTTAAAGTGACATCTGTGTAATACATCACTACATTGTTGACAATTCTTAaaggccaggacacaccaagccaatgATCAGCTGTTGGACATTGATGGACTGTCGGTGAGCGTCTGGCaagtttgtttggtgtgtttcACACGTTGCCTTTTGTCGAGCTCACATTGGAAGGAGTTTGTTCGATTCAGCATGTGGAATTGGTGTTGACCAGAGTACAGAAGAAAACTGAATATTTGCAAAGAATATGGATTATCAGATTATCTGACATATTTGCTGGAGTATTAATATGAAAGTGGTACATCACTGCTTTTTTTACAACTCATACTAGTTCTGGTTTGACATTATGGACTACTGCAACCTGCAGGCAAAATACATCCTCATGCAGGCGCAGAACCTACTTTCTTGTTTCAGTCAGCTGTCGTCCATTTGGTGTGTTCCTTCTCACCTTTTCATTCCAGCTGACGCAATGCAACAACACACAGTTTTCATTGATGCTATTTCACTGATATCTGCTTGGTGTGTCCCAGGCTATAAACCCACATATCAACATATACTTAAGCTACTTCAGTCCTCAAGAGTGTTTGAGAAACCCCAATATTTTTGTCTGTGCAGGCAGGAGAGGATGTGGGAATGAGTCCACTAGGTGGTGCATGTGTTGAAATCACCCATTCACACGTATTTGCAGTTAAGTATACGGTACCTGTGTGCAAGATGGAGTGGGAAAAGAAGTATACCTgggtttttaggtttttttttcctaGAAACTTTCTCATTCTTTCCTCATTTTCATCTATCATTGTCCATCATGCTCCAGGGATGGAAGTGTGCTGGATCAAGCACTTGAGTCCCGATCCAGTGCAGCAGTGAGGAATACCAGTGTATTCCTATGGCCTGATGTCCAACTGGACCTCTCCAGTTATAAAGTACCCTGAGTGGCCCAAATGCCCAGTGAGCCAGCCAGTGCTGGTCCACGGCTGCGTAGCAGGAGGAAACAATGCCATTGACCACCACCGTCCCATGGCTGGTGAGCGGAGCGAAGACCCCCTTGTCCTCCTGTATTTGGATCCGAGAGACCCGTGATAGACGTCCATGCTGTCCTGCTGCTTGTGTAGACACCACACACTGACCCGGAAGAACATCGCTAGCAAATACAGACCGCAGTTCTGCATTGGCCACAGACCCTGAGCAGTTCCCTTCAGATACAAACAACAGATGAGCCGCCGTCAAGCTCAGTTTCGCACCCGAGTCTGTCTCAATGGCGAAGAACTGCTTCCTTGTGGAAGGATCACGGTCCAGGAAAGCGATGACCTCGCTGTAGACAAGCGTCCCGCTTCCGTCGCTCTCCGATGAAGCCAGGACTTTCTCTCCAGGCTGCAAGCTGTCCAAAGTCTTCATGCTTCCATCCTCAACAGTGACGAGAGCCGATGCTGGAAAACAACCGCCGGTTTTAGCAGCCACAGAGTGCTCTAAAAATGGACAGAAAACAATCACCAAATGAGTCATCAAATTGTCCGTTTTGTCTATTTCGATGTCTTATGCACACAGTAGCTTAAAACAATTCCAAAGGTCATGTGTTCATTACAGCCTCAAATGGCACAGTGCCTTCCTCTGATTAATCTTCAATCCTTAAAGCACACACCCGAGCACAAACACACTCCCGCTCTCATTGTAAACCCATAAAAATCCAATCAAACTGAAAGACGCAGTGGCAAACAGTGCAAGACAAACATTTCAAACGTCATCCTTCAGgctaattagttttttcttttcacACAACTCTGGTCAGTGGGTAGAAATGCAGTTAAAGCTAATAAATTACCACTTGATTGAATCTCGGCTCTTTATGACTCCTGTTTGGTAGAGGTTTGGGAGCTACGTACGCGCTACAAAAATGAAACGAGTCTCAAGTCTCTGTCGATCCTACACAAATATTTGGGAAAGGTAAGTACCAAGGCCAGGTGATAAGACGGGATGAGATAAGAGATCTGAGAAAAGGGGACAACAGAGTTACCGTCTGGAAAACAAAGGAGCTGGTTAATCATCTCTCACTACAGAGGCCAGCCCTACTTCTTAAGGCACATTCTctgtcacatgcacacacaaacacacgcatacTTGCATACATATTTAATCTTGTGGATTtgaagtacacacacacagacacattcagAGGTGTAAAACAAAATGCACTTCTTGCATAAAGCACTTCTTTTGtctcatatttaataaaaatgatgcTTCTACTATGGTGAactgcatattttaaatgtttatatcaaAGTGAGCTCCTCAAATCTGGTAATAGCAGTTGAATAATCCGGCTGAAGAACACACCTATAGAGGACTTTGATAAAGCAGAAGCAGACAACAGGTCTTGCTTGTGTTTGCATGCTCTATCAGACTGATAACAGAAGTGCCTCACAAATGTCCACATACAGGGCCCATTCCTCTCTAACTGTGGTGAAATAC
This genomic window contains:
- the ihha gene encoding indian hedgehog signaling molecule a; its protein translation is MRLPVVFGLLVGCALIFAPVNEGCGPGRGHGKRRPPKKLTPLNYKQFSPNVAEKTLGASGRIEGKITRNSERFKELTPNYNPDIIFKDEENTGADRLMTQRCKDKLNSLAISVMNMWPGVKLRVTEGWDEDGNHFEDSLHYEGRAVDITTSDRDRNKYGMLARLAVEAGFDWVYYESKAHIHCSVKSEHSVAAKTGGCFPASALVTVEDGSMKTLDSLQPGEKVLASSESDGSGTLVYSEVIAFLDRDPSTRKQFFAIETDSGAKLSLTAAHLLFVSEGNCSGSVANAELRSVFASDVLPGQCVVSTQAAGQHGRLSRVSRIQIQEDKGVFAPLTSHGTVVVNGIVSSCYAAVDQHWLAHWAFGPLRVLYNWRGPVGHQAIGIHWYSSLLHWIGTQVLDPAHFHPWSMMDNDR